The following nucleotide sequence is from Mesorhizobium sp. J8.
ACGCAGACCGGCGCGCCCTTGGCCTCGCCGGTCTTGTAGTTGAAACGGCCGTTGTGCTTGGGGCATTCGATGATGTCGTCCATCACCAGCCCGTCCGCGAGATGGGCCTTTTCATGCGTGCAGTACCCGTCGGTCCCGAAGAAGTCGTCGTCCGCTGAACGGTAGATGGCAAAGGTGCGGCCGCCATGGTCGAAGCGGATCACATCCTCTTCGTCCACGTCGTCCACCGCGCATGCTTCGATCCACTCCGCCATCGTCTGTCTCCAACCTTTCTCTGGATTGCTGCGCCGCCTCTATTCGGC
It contains:
- a CDS encoding MocE family 2Fe-2S type ferredoxin, which produces MAEWIEACAVDDVDEEDVIRFDHGGRTFAIYRSADDDFFGTDGYCTHEKAHLADGLVMDDIIECPKHNGRFNYKTGEAKGAPVCVNLKTYPVKVEAGKVMIDIG